One segment of Streptomyces sp. NA02950 DNA contains the following:
- a CDS encoding glutamate-5-semialdehyde dehydrogenase, which produces MTSAPTSPLTDPWPKSPVLQAAYRARAAAADLAPLPRAVKDDALLAMADALEVRTKEIVEANAADVSRAREAGTSDAIVDRLTLTPERVRAIASDVRDVVALPDPVGEVVRGSTLPNGIDLRQVRVPLGVVGIIYEARPNVTVDAAALCLKSGNAVLLRGSSSAYHSNSALVKVLRDAVGGAGLPADAVQLVPGESRESVRELMRARGLVDVLIPRGGASLIRATVEESTVPVIETGTGNCHVYVDAQADLDMAVDILVNSKAQRPSVCNAAETLLVHQDIAPKFLPRALEALAEAGVTVHGDERVVALAEGSKATVVPAVMDDWETEYLSYDIAAAVVDSLEAAVSHIRLWSSGHTEAIVTASQAAARRFTQLVDSTTVAVNASTRFTDGGQFGFGAEIGISTQKLHARGPMGLPELTSTKYIVTGDGHTR; this is translated from the coding sequence ATGACCAGCGCACCCACGTCGCCGCTCACCGACCCCTGGCCGAAGTCTCCGGTCCTCCAGGCCGCCTACCGGGCCCGGGCCGCCGCCGCCGATCTCGCCCCGCTGCCGCGCGCCGTCAAGGACGACGCGCTGCTCGCCATGGCCGACGCCCTCGAGGTGCGCACCAAGGAGATCGTCGAGGCGAACGCTGCCGATGTGAGCCGGGCCCGTGAGGCGGGCACCAGCGACGCCATCGTCGACCGGCTGACCCTCACTCCCGAGCGGGTGCGGGCCATCGCCTCGGACGTCCGGGATGTGGTCGCGCTGCCCGATCCGGTCGGCGAGGTGGTGCGCGGCTCGACCCTGCCCAACGGGATCGACCTGCGCCAGGTGCGGGTGCCGCTCGGCGTCGTCGGGATCATCTACGAGGCCCGGCCCAATGTGACGGTGGACGCGGCCGCGTTGTGCCTGAAGTCGGGCAACGCCGTACTGCTGCGCGGCTCTTCGTCCGCGTACCACTCCAACAGCGCGCTGGTGAAGGTCCTGCGGGACGCCGTCGGCGGTGCCGGACTGCCCGCGGACGCCGTGCAGTTGGTGCCGGGCGAGAGCCGGGAGTCGGTGCGCGAGCTGATGCGCGCCCGCGGTCTGGTCGATGTGCTGATCCCGCGCGGCGGCGCGTCCCTGATCCGCGCCACCGTCGAGGAGTCGACGGTTCCGGTCATCGAGACCGGCACCGGCAACTGCCATGTGTACGTGGACGCGCAGGCCGATCTCGACATGGCGGTCGACATCCTGGTGAACTCCAAGGCCCAGCGACCGAGCGTGTGCAACGCGGCCGAGACGCTGCTGGTGCACCAGGACATCGCGCCGAAGTTCCTGCCGCGCGCCCTGGAGGCGCTGGCCGAGGCCGGGGTCACCGTGCACGGTGACGAGCGCGTGGTGGCGCTCGCGGAGGGATCCAAGGCCACCGTCGTCCCGGCGGTGATGGACGACTGGGAGACCGAATACCTGTCGTACGACATCGCGGCGGCGGTGGTGGACTCCCTGGAGGCCGCGGTGTCCCACATCCGGCTGTGGTCCTCCGGTCACACCGAGGCCATCGTGACGGCCTCCCAGGCGGCCGCCCGCCGCTTCACCCAACTGGTGGACTCCACCACGGTCGCCGTCAACGCCTCCACCCGTTTCACGGATGGCGGACAGTTCGGCTTCGGCGCCGAGATCGGCATCTCCACCCAGAAGCTGCACGCCCGCGGCCCCATGGGACTGCCCGAGCTGACCTCGACCAAATACATTGTCACCGGCGACGGGCACACCCGCTGA
- the obgE gene encoding GTPase ObgE, translating into MTTFVDRVELHVAAGNGGHGCASVHREKFKPLGGPDGGNGGRGGDVILVVDQSVTTLLDYHHSPHRKATNGKPGEGGNRSGKDGTDLVLPVPDGTVVLDKQGNVLADLIGEGTTYVAAQGGRGGLGNAALASARRKAPGFALLGEPGQAGDIVLELKTVADVALVGYPSAGKSSLISVLSAAKPKIADYPFTTLVPNLGVVTAGSTVYTIADVPGLIPGASQGKGLGLEFLRHVERCSVLVHVLDTAALESERDPVTDLDVIEAELAQYGGLENRPRIVVLNKVDVPDGKDLADIIRPDLEARGYQVFDISAVAHLGLKELSFALAKIVADARAAKPKEEATRIVIRPKAVDDAGFTVVAEDGFYRVLGEKPERWVRQTDFNNDEAVGYLADRLNRLGVEEELMKAGARAGDEVVIGPEDNAVVFDWEPTMSAGAEMLGRRGEDHRFEAPRPAAQRRRDREAERDEAQEEFDSFKPF; encoded by the coding sequence ATGACCACCTTCGTGGACCGCGTCGAGCTGCATGTCGCCGCGGGTAACGGAGGCCACGGCTGCGCCTCCGTGCACCGCGAGAAGTTCAAGCCGCTGGGCGGCCCGGACGGCGGCAACGGCGGTCGCGGCGGCGATGTGATCCTGGTCGTCGACCAGTCGGTCACCACGCTGCTCGACTACCACCACAGTCCCCACCGCAAGGCCACCAACGGCAAGCCCGGCGAGGGCGGCAACCGCTCCGGCAAGGACGGTACGGACCTGGTCCTGCCGGTTCCGGACGGCACCGTCGTCCTCGACAAGCAGGGCAATGTCCTCGCCGACCTCATCGGGGAGGGCACCACCTATGTCGCCGCCCAGGGCGGCCGCGGCGGCCTCGGCAACGCCGCCCTCGCCTCGGCCCGCCGCAAGGCCCCCGGCTTCGCGCTGCTGGGCGAGCCCGGCCAGGCCGGGGACATCGTCCTGGAGCTCAAGACCGTCGCGGACGTGGCCCTCGTCGGCTACCCCAGCGCGGGCAAGTCGTCGCTGATCTCGGTGCTCTCGGCCGCCAAGCCGAAGATCGCCGACTATCCCTTCACCACGCTGGTGCCCAACCTCGGTGTGGTCACGGCCGGTTCGACCGTCTACACCATCGCGGACGTCCCCGGGCTGATCCCCGGCGCCAGCCAGGGCAAGGGTCTGGGTCTGGAGTTCCTGCGCCATGTCGAGCGGTGCTCGGTGCTGGTGCACGTCCTGGACACCGCCGCCCTGGAGTCCGAGCGTGACCCGGTGACCGACCTCGACGTCATCGAGGCGGAGCTCGCCCAGTACGGCGGTCTGGAGAACCGGCCGCGCATCGTGGTGCTCAACAAGGTCGACGTCCCCGACGGCAAGGACCTCGCCGACATCATCCGACCGGACCTGGAGGCCCGCGGCTACCAGGTCTTCGACATCTCGGCGGTGGCCCATCTCGGCCTCAAGGAGCTGTCGTTCGCCCTGGCCAAGATCGTCGCCGATGCGCGCGCTGCCAAGCCGAAGGAGGAGGCGACCCGGATCGTCATCCGGCCCAAGGCCGTGGACGACGCGGGCTTCACGGTCGTGGCCGAGGACGGCTTCTACCGGGTGCTCGGCGAGAAGCCCGAACGCTGGGTCCGCCAGACCGACTTCAACAACGACGAGGCCGTCGGCTACCTCGCCGACCGGCTGAACCGCCTCGGCGTCGAGGAGGAGCTGATGAAGGCGGGCGCCCGCGCGGGCGACGAGGTCGTCATCGGCCCCGAGGACAACGCGGTCGTCTTCGACTGGGAGCCGACCATGTCCGCGGGCGCCGAGATGCTGGGCCGCCGGGGCGAGGATCACCGCTTCGAGGCCCCGCGCCCGGCCGCGCAGCGGCGCCGGGACCGCGAGGCGGAGCGGGACGAGGCCCAGGAGGAGTTCGACTCCTTCAAACCGTTCTGA
- the proB gene encoding glutamate 5-kinase, giving the protein MAAARRIVVKVGSSSLTTAAGGLDADRVDALVDVLAKVLEGVGDRAEAADGKEIVLVSSGAIAAGLAPLGLERRPRDLARQQAAASVGQGLLVARYTASFARYGRRVGQVLLTTDDTSRRAHYRNATRTLDQLLAMGALPIVNENDTVATDEIRFGDNDRLAALVAHLVRADLLVLLSDVDGLYDGDPRSPGTSRIDEVRGPKDLDGVSIGSAGRSGVGTGGMVTKVEAARIAAAAGVPVVLTSTSRAGDALLGRRTGTYFHRTGRRSANRLLWLAHASAPRGALILDDGAVRAVVERRTSLLPAGIASVEGEFTAGDPVELRDTEGRAVARGLVNFDAKEIPRLLGRSTRELARELGPAYEREVVHRDDLVVLDR; this is encoded by the coding sequence GTGGCCGCCGCCCGCAGGATCGTGGTCAAGGTCGGCTCGTCCTCCCTCACCACCGCGGCGGGGGGTCTGGACGCGGACCGGGTCGACGCACTGGTCGATGTGCTCGCGAAGGTCCTGGAAGGGGTGGGGGACCGGGCGGAGGCCGCGGACGGCAAGGAGATAGTCCTGGTCTCCTCGGGCGCCATCGCTGCCGGTCTGGCCCCGCTGGGCCTGGAGCGGCGCCCCCGTGACCTGGCCCGCCAGCAGGCGGCCGCCAGTGTCGGACAGGGGCTGCTGGTGGCCCGCTACACGGCGTCCTTCGCCCGCTACGGGCGGCGGGTCGGCCAGGTGCTGCTCACCACCGACGACACCAGCCGCCGCGCCCACTACCGGAACGCCACCCGCACCCTGGACCAGCTGCTCGCCATGGGCGCGCTGCCGATCGTCAACGAGAACGACACGGTGGCCACCGACGAGATCCGGTTCGGCGACAACGACCGGCTGGCGGCCTTGGTCGCCCATCTGGTGCGGGCCGATCTGCTGGTGCTGCTCTCCGATGTGGACGGCCTCTACGACGGGGACCCCAGGAGCCCCGGTACCTCCCGGATCGACGAGGTGAGGGGCCCGAAGGACCTGGACGGGGTGTCGATCGGCAGCGCGGGGCGCTCCGGGGTCGGCACCGGCGGCATGGTCACCAAGGTCGAGGCGGCCCGGATCGCGGCCGCGGCCGGGGTGCCGGTGGTGCTCACCTCCACCAGCCGGGCCGGTGACGCCCTGCTCGGCCGCCGTACCGGTACCTACTTCCACCGCACCGGCCGCCGCTCGGCCAACCGGCTGCTGTGGCTCGCGCACGCCTCCGCGCCGCGCGGTGCGCTCATCCTGGACGACGGGGCGGTGCGCGCCGTGGTGGAGCGCCGCACCTCGCTGCTCCCGGCCGGGATCGCGTCCGTGGAGGGCGAGTTCACCGCCGGGGACCCGGTGGAGCTGCGGGACACCGAGGGGCGCGCGGTCGCCCGCGGGCTGGTCAACTTCGACGCCAAGGAGATCCCCCGGCTGCTCGGGCGGTCCACCCGTGAGCTGGCCCGTGAGCTCGGGCCCGCCTACGAACGCGAGGTCGTGCACCGCGACGATCTGGTGGTGCTGGACCGCTGA
- the rpmA gene encoding 50S ribosomal protein L27 — protein MAHKKGASSTRNGRDSNAQRLGVKRFGGQTVNAGEILVRQRGTHFHPGTGVGRGGDDTLFALAAGAVQFGTHRGRKVVNIVPVAE, from the coding sequence ATGGCACACAAGAAGGGCGCATCGTCCACTCGGAACGGTCGCGACTCCAACGCCCAGCGGCTCGGGGTCAAGCGCTTCGGCGGCCAGACCGTCAACGCGGGTGAGATCCTGGTCCGCCAGCGCGGCACGCACTTCCACCCGGGCACGGGCGTCGGCCGCGGCGGCGACGACACGCTGTTCGCGCTGGCCGCCGGTGCGGTGCAGTTCGGCACCCACCGTGGCCGCAAGGTCGTGAACATCGTTCCGGTCGCTGAGTAA
- the rplU gene encoding 50S ribosomal protein L21: MYAIVRTGGRQQKVAVGDVIEVDRMSDSKVGDSVELSTLLVVDGDAVTSDPWVLAGVKVHAEVVDHHKGAKIDILKYKNKTGYRKRIGHRQLHTALKITGIDSAAK, encoded by the coding sequence GTGTACGCAATCGTGCGCACCGGCGGCCGCCAGCAGAAGGTGGCCGTGGGCGACGTCATCGAGGTCGACCGGATGTCCGACAGCAAGGTCGGCGACTCCGTCGAGCTCTCGACTCTGCTCGTCGTCGACGGCGACGCCGTCACCAGTGACCCGTGGGTGCTGGCCGGCGTGAAGGTCCACGCCGAGGTCGTTGACCACCACAAGGGTGCCAAGATCGACATCCTGAAGTACAAGAACAAGACCGGTTACCGGAAGCGGATCGGCCACCGCCAGCTGCACACCGCGCTGAAGATCACCGGCATCGACTCGGCTGCGAAGTAA
- the nadD gene encoding nicotinate-nucleotide adenylyltransferase: MEEQKVPGKRRLGVMGGTFDPIHHGHLVAASEVASQFHLDEVVFVPTGQPWQKSHKKVSPAEDRYLMTVIATASNPQFSVSRIDIDRGGPTYTTDTLRDLRASNGDADLFFITGADALAQILTWRDAEELFSLAHFIGVTRPGHILADPGLPEGGVSLVEVPALAISSSDCRSRVAHGEPVWYLVPDGVVRYIDKRELYRHDC; encoded by the coding sequence ATGGAAGAGCAGAAGGTGCCCGGCAAGCGGCGGCTCGGTGTGATGGGCGGGACGTTCGACCCGATCCACCACGGACACCTGGTCGCGGCGAGCGAGGTGGCGTCGCAGTTCCATCTGGACGAGGTGGTGTTCGTGCCCACCGGGCAGCCGTGGCAGAAGAGCCACAAGAAGGTTTCCCCGGCCGAGGACCGCTATCTGATGACGGTCATCGCGACCGCCTCCAATCCGCAGTTCTCGGTCAGCCGTATCGACATCGACCGCGGCGGACCGACGTACACCACCGACACCCTCCGGGACCTCCGGGCGTCCAACGGTGACGCGGATCTGTTCTTCATCACCGGCGCGGACGCGCTCGCCCAGATCCTCACCTGGCGCGACGCCGAAGAGCTGTTCTCGCTCGCCCACTTCATCGGGGTGACCCGGCCGGGGCACATACTGGCCGACCCGGGTCTGCCGGAGGGCGGAGTGTCCCTGGTCGAGGTGCCCGCGCTGGCGATCTCGTCCTCGGACTGCCGCTCGCGCGTCGCCCATGGCGAACCCGTCTGGTATCTGGTGCCTGACGGCGTGGTGCGCTACATCGACAAGCGCGAGCTGTACCGGCACGACTGCTGA
- a CDS encoding Rne/Rng family ribonuclease — protein MLEPIEPIEPVQPVHPLGQNAPRIGAPGDTQDSTPSDTLPPRRRRAASRPAGPPVGGVSDAETVTPAVPAIPAEEIAEATAAEPIAAGAAPAAASGPETDSAAAPARPRRRATRKATAPAGPPEAAETVVPADAGRGAESTDAPEPAAEPVTEPAPPARSRRRATRKVTAPAGAPEAAQAVVAAEEQPAEAAADTPSEPVSEPAEAAPPARTRRRATRKATAPAGAPRSADEDASSAAAAGGSGEEATAPAAVAADAPAEPAEEAPRARTPRRAARKATAVAGAPRTAEPETAEAEAPAEETAETGTVPAAPARTRRRATRKATAPAGATGQVEAAEAAEAPAAAQEGESAGEAAAPAAEEAPRGRTRRRAARAAAAAESEAPEAEAEQEPAPRRRRAARPPTAVFQAPVFTEPVFQTPESAAAEAAAAQGEDAGAEAEVEVEAEQPAAEAAAPARRRRRRRGEPAEERAEAAEAAAGTTESAEAAEPSEAEEQRAEGEQGDEESGDRPARRRRRGGRRRRRGEAADTEGAEGRAEREGRYEDESDETAAEGEGAEESGTGRAAEGAGADEDAGGSSSSRRRRRRRRRTGDVDVEGGGDDPERTVVKVREPRKKEAESGTSADEVQSIKGSTRLEAKKQRRREGREQGRRRVPIITEAEFLARREAVERVMVVRQSGERTQIGVLEDNVLVEHFVNKEQSSSYVGNVYLGKVQNVLPSMEAAFVDIGKGRNAVLYAGEVNFEALGLANGPRRIETALKSGQSVLVQVTKDPIGHKGARLTSQVSLPGRYLVYVPEGSMTGISRKLPDTERARLKQILKKIVPEDAGVIVRTAAEGASEEELARDVRRLQAQWEEIQKKAKSGNAPSLLYGEPDMTVRVVRDIFNEDFSKVIVSGGDAWDTIHGYVSHVAPDLSDRLQKWTSDVDVFATYRIDEQLMKALDRKVWLPSGGSLVIDRTEAMVVVDVNTGKFTGQGGNLEETVTRNNLEAAEEIVRQLRLRDLGGIIVIDFIDMVLESNRDLVLRRLLECLGRDRTKHQVAEVTSLGLVQMTRKRVGQGLLESFSEGCVHCNGRGVIVHMDQPTSAAGGGGGKRKKKKSAGTGQQAPEQERAVAETEAEAEAEAEGETFVEAAEEAAAEAAAPTALPEPVFAADEELYSSAAEAEAAATRGRTRRRVTRKASAPAGAPKAAAQREAVVVVGADEQKEAPQAKRAEAEEAPERAAEVTAEVPAPAAPEAAEAPEAAPAPRTRRRVTRKVSAPAGSPTGAEDAAVVVVGASAAEPSTAGSEPAAEPADGAAEPGAPAKKTARKTAAKKAPAKKTAAKKTAAKKTAAKKTTAKKTTAKKTTAKKSASKKTAAAEQQTPQSVSAAADD, from the coding sequence ATGCTCGAGCCGATTGAGCCGATCGAACCTGTCCAGCCTGTCCACCCCCTGGGACAGAACGCGCCCCGTATCGGCGCGCCCGGGGACACCCAGGACAGCACCCCCAGCGACACTCTGCCGCCGCGCCGCCGCCGCGCGGCCTCCCGGCCCGCCGGTCCGCCGGTGGGCGGGGTGAGCGACGCCGAGACCGTCACCCCCGCCGTGCCGGCCATACCGGCCGAGGAGATCGCAGAGGCGACCGCCGCCGAGCCGATCGCCGCCGGTGCCGCGCCGGCCGCCGCGTCCGGCCCCGAGACCGATTCCGCCGCCGCGCCCGCCCGTCCCCGCCGCCGGGCGACCCGCAAGGCCACGGCCCCGGCCGGACCGCCCGAGGCCGCCGAAACGGTCGTACCCGCCGATGCCGGACGGGGTGCGGAGTCCACCGACGCCCCCGAGCCCGCCGCCGAGCCGGTCACCGAGCCCGCGCCGCCCGCCCGTAGCCGCCGTCGCGCCACCCGTAAGGTCACGGCTCCGGCCGGGGCGCCGGAGGCCGCCCAGGCGGTCGTGGCGGCGGAGGAGCAGCCCGCCGAGGCCGCGGCCGACACGCCGTCCGAGCCCGTTTCCGAGCCCGCGGAGGCCGCGCCGCCCGCGCGGACGCGTCGCCGTGCGACCCGTAAGGCGACCGCCCCGGCGGGCGCTCCGCGGTCGGCCGACGAGGACGCGTCGTCTGCGGCGGCCGCTGGTGGCAGTGGTGAGGAGGCCACCGCCCCAGCCGCAGTCGCAGCCGACGCCCCGGCCGAACCGGCCGAGGAGGCCCCGCGGGCCCGTACCCCCCGCCGCGCCGCCCGCAAGGCGACCGCCGTGGCGGGCGCACCGCGGACCGCCGAGCCGGAGACCGCCGAGGCCGAGGCCCCGGCGGAGGAGACCGCTGAGACCGGGACCGTGCCCGCCGCGCCCGCGCGGACTCGCCGCCGCGCCACCCGCAAGGCGACCGCCCCCGCCGGAGCGACCGGGCAGGTCGAGGCCGCCGAGGCCGCCGAGGCGCCCGCCGCCGCGCAGGAGGGCGAGAGCGCCGGGGAGGCCGCCGCCCCCGCCGCCGAGGAGGCGCCGCGCGGCCGGACCCGCCGCCGGGCCGCCCGCGCGGCTGCCGCCGCCGAGTCCGAGGCCCCCGAAGCGGAGGCCGAGCAGGAGCCCGCGCCGCGCCGCCGCCGGGCCGCGCGCCCGCCGACGGCCGTGTTCCAGGCACCGGTCTTCACCGAGCCGGTGTTCCAGACCCCGGAGAGCGCCGCCGCCGAGGCCGCGGCCGCCCAGGGCGAGGACGCCGGAGCGGAGGCCGAGGTCGAGGTCGAGGCTGAGCAGCCCGCGGCCGAGGCCGCGGCACCCGCCCGCCGCCGTCGCCGCCGCCGTGGCGAGCCCGCCGAGGAGCGCGCGGAGGCCGCCGAGGCGGCAGCCGGGACCACCGAATCCGCCGAGGCCGCCGAGCCGTCCGAGGCCGAGGAGCAGCGGGCCGAGGGCGAGCAGGGCGACGAGGAGTCGGGTGACCGCCCGGCCCGTCGCCGTCGCCGTGGCGGTCGCCGCCGTCGCCGCGGTGAGGCCGCCGACACCGAGGGCGCCGAGGGGCGTGCCGAGCGCGAGGGGCGATACGAGGACGAGTCCGACGAGACCGCCGCCGAGGGCGAGGGCGCCGAGGAGTCCGGCACCGGCCGGGCCGCCGAGGGCGCCGGGGCCGACGAGGACGCCGGGGGCTCCAGCAGCAGCCGTCGCCGCCGCCGTCGCCGCCGTCGCACCGGGGACGTCGATGTCGAGGGGGGCGGTGACGACCCGGAGCGCACCGTCGTCAAGGTCCGCGAGCCCCGCAAGAAGGAAGCCGAGTCCGGTACGAGCGCCGACGAGGTGCAGTCCATCAAGGGCTCGACGCGTCTGGAGGCCAAGAAGCAGCGCCGCCGCGAGGGCCGCGAGCAGGGCCGCCGCCGGGTGCCGATCATCACCGAGGCCGAGTTCCTGGCCCGCCGCGAGGCGGTCGAGCGGGTCATGGTGGTGCGGCAGAGCGGTGAGCGCACCCAGATCGGGGTGCTCGAGGACAACGTCCTCGTCGAGCACTTCGTCAACAAGGAGCAGTCCAGCAGCTACGTCGGCAATGTCTACCTGGGCAAGGTCCAGAACGTGCTGCCGTCGATGGAGGCCGCCTTCGTCGACATCGGCAAGGGCCGCAACGCCGTGCTGTACGCGGGCGAGGTGAACTTCGAGGCGCTGGGCCTGGCCAACGGGCCGCGCCGGATCGAGACCGCCCTGAAGTCCGGGCAGTCGGTGCTGGTCCAGGTCACCAAGGACCCGATCGGCCACAAGGGCGCCCGGCTGACCAGCCAGGTCTCCCTCCCCGGCCGCTACCTGGTGTACGTGCCCGAGGGCTCGATGACCGGTATCAGCCGCAAGCTGCCCGACACCGAGCGCGCCCGGCTGAAGCAGATCCTGAAGAAGATCGTTCCTGAGGACGCGGGTGTGATCGTCCGCACCGCCGCGGAGGGCGCCAGCGAGGAGGAGCTCGCCCGCGACGTCCGGCGTCTCCAGGCGCAGTGGGAGGAGATCCAGAAGAAGGCGAAGAGCGGCAACGCCCCGTCGCTGCTCTACGGCGAGCCGGACATGACCGTCCGGGTCGTCCGCGACATCTTCAACGAGGACTTCTCCAAGGTCATCGTGAGCGGTGGCGACGCCTGGGACACCATCCACGGCTATGTCTCGCACGTCGCGCCCGACCTGTCCGACCGGCTCCAGAAGTGGACCTCGGACGTCGACGTCTTCGCCACCTACCGGATCGACGAGCAGCTGATGAAGGCGCTGGACCGCAAGGTCTGGCTGCCCAGCGGCGGTTCGCTGGTGATCGACCGGACCGAGGCGATGGTCGTGGTCGACGTCAACACCGGCAAGTTCACCGGCCAGGGCGGCAACCTGGAGGAGACGGTCACCAGGAACAACCTGGAGGCGGCCGAGGAGATCGTGCGCCAGCTGCGGCTGCGCGACCTCGGCGGCATCATCGTGATCGACTTCATCGACATGGTGCTGGAGTCCAACCGCGATCTGGTGCTGCGCAGGCTGCTGGAGTGCCTGGGCCGGGACCGCACCAAGCACCAGGTGGCGGAGGTCACCTCGCTGGGTCTGGTCCAGATGACCCGCAAGCGGGTCGGCCAGGGGCTGCTGGAGTCCTTCTCCGAGGGCTGTGTGCACTGCAACGGCCGTGGCGTGATCGTCCACATGGATCAGCCCACGTCGGCCGCCGGCGGTGGCGGCGGCAAGCGCAAGAAGAAGAAGTCCGCGGGCACCGGTCAGCAGGCGCCCGAGCAGGAGCGGGCCGTAGCCGAGACGGAGGCCGAAGCCGAGGCGGAGGCCGAGGGCGAGACGTTCGTCGAGGCGGCCGAGGAGGCCGCCGCCGAGGCCGCGGCGCCCACGGCACTGCCGGAGCCGGTCTTCGCGGCCGACGAGGAGCTGTACAGCAGCGCCGCCGAAGCCGAGGCAGCCGCCACCCGTGGCCGTACCCGCCGCCGGGTGACCCGGAAGGCGTCCGCCCCGGCGGGCGCCCCGAAGGCCGCCGCACAGCGGGAGGCCGTGGTGGTCGTCGGCGCGGACGAGCAGAAGGAAGCGCCCCAGGCGAAGAGGGCCGAGGCGGAGGAGGCACCGGAGCGGGCCGCCGAGGTCACGGCCGAGGTGCCGGCTCCCGCCGCCCCGGAGGCCGCCGAGGCTCCCGAGGCCGCTCCCGCGCCGCGTACGCGCCGTCGGGTGACCCGGAAGGTGTCCGCCCCGGCGGGCTCGCCGACCGGCGCCGAGGACGCGGCCGTGGTGGTCGTCGGAGCGTCCGCCGCCGAGCCCTCGACCGCCGGGTCCGAGCCCGCGGCCGAGCCCGCCGACGGTGCGGCCGAGCCCGGGGCACCGGCGAAGAAGACCGCGCGCAAGACGGCCGCCAAGAAGGCCCCGGCGAAGAAGACGGCCGCCAAGAAGACCGCGGCGAAGAAGACCGCGGCCAAGAAGACGACGGCCAAGAAGACGACCGCGAAGAAGACCACGGCCAAGAAGTCGGCGTCGAAGAAGACCGCCGCGGCGGAGCAGCAGACGCCGCAGTCGGTCTCGGCCGCCGCCGACGACTGA
- a CDS encoding M48 family metallopeptidase has protein sequence MGDSSTFGQGDGQERLPGRNRRRFPGISSRAYEHPADRSALVALRKLTGFDTAFKALSGLLPERSLRLLYLSDSVRVSDRQFAHLNDMLRDACYILDLQKVPAMYITQNPQPNAMCIGMDEPIIVLTTGLVELLDEEEMRAVIGHEVGHALSGHSVYRTILLFLTSLALKVAWIPLGNVAVLALVTALREWFRKSELSADRAGLLVGQDLQASMRGLMKLAGGHHLHEMNVDAFLEQAEEYESSGDMRDSVLKILNMLPRSHPFTTVRAAELKKWAAGRDYQRLMDGHYPRRDEDKDTSVSGSFRESANHYAESVRNSRDPLMTFVRDVAGGAGDLGSKLRDRFTGGGRTGGETSQGSGSEDTAGADDTGREDGTPPGEGRGEGPGDGPGNGPRKG, from the coding sequence ATGGGCGACAGCAGCACCTTTGGACAGGGTGACGGGCAGGAGCGGTTGCCGGGCCGCAACCGGCGGCGGTTCCCCGGCATCTCCTCGCGCGCGTACGAACATCCCGCGGACCGCTCGGCCCTGGTCGCCCTGCGCAAGCTGACCGGCTTCGACACCGCATTCAAGGCGTTGAGCGGGCTGCTGCCCGAGCGCAGTCTGCGGCTGCTGTACCTGTCCGATTCGGTGCGGGTGAGCGACCGGCAGTTCGCGCACCTCAACGACATGCTGCGGGACGCCTGTTACATCCTGGACCTCCAGAAGGTCCCGGCCATGTACATCACCCAGAACCCGCAGCCGAACGCGATGTGCATCGGCATGGACGAGCCGATCATCGTGCTGACCACCGGGCTGGTGGAGCTGCTCGACGAGGAGGAGATGCGGGCGGTCATCGGCCATGAGGTGGGCCATGCGCTCTCCGGCCACTCCGTCTACCGGACGATACTGCTCTTCCTCACCAGCCTGGCGCTGAAGGTGGCCTGGATCCCGCTGGGCAATGTGGCGGTGCTGGCGCTGGTGACGGCGTTGCGCGAGTGGTTCCGCAAGTCGGAGCTGTCGGCGGACCGGGCGGGGCTGCTGGTGGGCCAGGACCTCCAGGCGTCGATGCGCGGGCTGATGAAGCTCGCGGGCGGCCACCATCTGCACGAGATGAACGTGGACGCGTTCCTGGAGCAGGCGGAGGAGTACGAGTCGAGCGGGGACATGCGCGACTCCGTGCTCAAGATCCTCAACATGCTGCCGCGCAGCCACCCGTTCACCACGGTGCGCGCGGCCGAGCTGAAGAAGTGGGCCGCCGGCCGTGACTACCAGCGGCTCATGGACGGCCACTACCCGCGACGGGACGAGGACAAGGACACCTCGGTCAGCGGCTCCTTCCGCGAGTCCGCGAACCACTACGCGGAGTCCGTGCGCAACAGCCGGGATCCGCTGATGACGTTCGTCCGGGACGTGGCGGGCGGCGCCGGGGACCTGGGCAGCAAGCTGCGCGACCGGTTCACCGGCGGCGGCCGGACGGGCGGGGAGACGTCCCAGGGCTCGGGCTCGGAGGACACCGCGGGTGCGGACGACACGGGCCGGGAGGACGGCACCCCGCCCGGCGAAGGCCGCGGGGAGGGGCCGGGGGACGGGCCCGGGAACGGCCCGCGCAAGGGCTGA